TAGTGGTAGGGGGTAATATTGCCGTCCTGGCTGATAAAGCGGGAATATTCTTTAATACTGGCAAAAAGCGCAAAGGTATTAAAGTCCAGCCGCCAACTCCCTTCTTGCCCAGTAAGCTCACGAGTGGCTGTAACACTAATGCCGTTGTACCTTGCGGTATAAGTCGCCTTAAAGGGTTCCAATTGGCTGGCGAGAGATTGAGTGGAGAGAAAGAGAAAAAACAGAGAGGAGATAAAAATGCGCACGACAGAGCCTCGCAAAATCTGAACCTCTTTGAATACTAGCTGGCGCGACCCGCAAAGTACATTGCAATGCTGATCCCGCCAGCTTGGCTTTGGTTAACTATCGATTCTGGCGCCACTAAGAGGTAGAAGCTCTCCGTCCAGTTGCGAGCGGTCTGTAAGCATTTTTAGGCGCCCCTGGGCAAACCAGGTAACAGCCATGGGGTAAATGACGTGTTCCTGTACCTGAACCCGCTTTGCCAAAGATTCGGGAGTGTCTCCTTCCTTTATAGGTACGGCGGCTTGAACGATGGGTGGTCCGCCATCAAGCTCTTCGGTGACAAAATGAACGGTAACACCGTGCTCACTATCACCGGCTTCCAGGGCTCGCTGATGGGTATGCAGCCCTTGATATTTTGGCAGTAGAGAGGGGTGAATATTGAGGAGGCGACCGCTGTAGTGACGAACAAACTCGGGAGTGAGGATACGCATAAACCCGGCCAGGACAACCAAATCCGGCTGATGGCTGTCGATTTCTGCGATTAGCGCCTGGTCGAAGTTTTCTCTGCCGGAGAAGTTGCGATGGTCGACCACTGATGTGGGGACTCCGGCCTCGGTGGCGCGCTTGAGGCCGAAGGCCTCGGGCTTATTGCTGATTACTGCGCAGACGGAAAAGTCTGCCCCGGCATTTGCCGAGGCATCCAGGAGCGCCTGCAAGTTGCTGCCGCTACCGGAAATCAGCACGGCAACTTTGCATACTCCCTGTGACATTACAGGCCCGCCAGCTCTACGGTATCTGCGCCTGCCACAGCATCTTCGATTTTGCCCACGACGAAGGCGTCTTCACCTGCTTGCTTCAGGGTTTGCAGTGCTTGGTCGGCTTGTTCCGCAGGTACGCAAATTACCATACCGACACCACAGTTGAAGGTGCGGTACATTTCGCGGGCGTCGATGTTGCCTGCCTGTTGGAGCCAGCGGAACACTTCGGGCATCTCCCAGCTAGTGACGTCTACACGAGCAAGACAGCCTTCCGGGAGTACGCGGGGCAGGTTTTCCAGCAGGCCGCCGCCGGTGATATGGCTGAGGGCATTTATCTGGACGCTCTTCATCAATTGCAGCAGATTCTTAACATAGATGCGGGTGGGGGCCATCAATGCCTTGGCTAGCGTTTCGCTACCGCATTCCTGTTGTAAATCGGCGCCACTGACTTCGAGCACCTTTCGGATTAAAGAGTAGCCATTGGAGTGGGGGCCGCTGGAAGCGAGTCCAATGAGCACATCACCACTCTTTACTTTTTTGCCATCAATAATCTCGGATTTCTCCACGACCCCGGTGCAGAAACCGGCCAGATCGTAGTCGTCGCCTTCATACATGCCGGGCATTTCGGCGGTTTCGCCACCGACCAGGGCACAGCCTGCCAACTCACAGCCTTTACCAATACCGGAGACAACCTCAGCGGCGATATCCACATTCAGCTTGCCAGTGGCATAGTAGTCGAGGAAGAAAAGTGGTTCGGCACCTGCTACTACCAAGTCATTGACACACATAGCAACCAAGTCGATACCAATGGTGTCGTGGATGCCCAGGTCCATAGCCAGGCGCAATTTGGTACCCACGCCATCGGTGCCGGAAACCAAGACTGGCTCTTTATAGCCGCTGGGGAGTTGGCAGAGAGCGCCAAAACCGCCCAGGCCTCCCATGACTTCCGGGCGGGAAGTGCGCTTGGCGACATGCTTGATACGCTCTACCAGGGCGTTACCTGCGTCGATATCGACACCGGCGTCTTTATAAGAGAGGGATGTTTCAGCGGATTGCGGCTTGGAATCGCTCATGATTCTTCCTGCAGTGGGTCTTCGAAGGGCGCGTATTCTAGCCGGGTCTTGGTCCGGTAGCCACGCCCAGTGGGCATCTCAATGAAGGAATCTGGTATTTATCTTCAGTTAAACGGCTAGAAACCCTCTAATAGTGAGAAC
The DNA window shown above is from Microbulbifer variabilis and carries:
- the purN gene encoding phosphoribosylglycinamide formyltransferase gives rise to the protein MSQGVCKVAVLISGSGSNLQALLDASANAGADFSVCAVISNKPEAFGLKRATEAGVPTSVVDHRNFSGRENFDQALIAEIDSHQPDLVVLAGFMRILTPEFVRHYSGRLLNIHPSLLPKYQGLHTHQRALEAGDSEHGVTVHFVTEELDGGPPIVQAAVPIKEGDTPESLAKRVQVQEHVIYPMAVTWFAQGRLKMLTDRSQLDGELLPLSGARIDS
- the purM gene encoding phosphoribosylformylglycinamidine cyclo-ligase, which gives rise to MSDSKPQSAETSLSYKDAGVDIDAGNALVERIKHVAKRTSRPEVMGGLGGFGALCQLPSGYKEPVLVSGTDGVGTKLRLAMDLGIHDTIGIDLVAMCVNDLVVAGAEPLFFLDYYATGKLNVDIAAEVVSGIGKGCELAGCALVGGETAEMPGMYEGDDYDLAGFCTGVVEKSEIIDGKKVKSGDVLIGLASSGPHSNGYSLIRKVLEVSGADLQQECGSETLAKALMAPTRIYVKNLLQLMKSVQINALSHITGGGLLENLPRVLPEGCLARVDVTSWEMPEVFRWLQQAGNIDAREMYRTFNCGVGMVICVPAEQADQALQTLKQAGEDAFVVGKIEDAVAGADTVELAGL